Within Paroedura picta isolate Pp20150507F chromosome 13, Ppicta_v3.0, whole genome shotgun sequence, the genomic segment gggatgccagattcaagctgggaaactccttaagatttggggatggagcctgaggaggacaggaatctcagtggggtgcaatgccagagagtccacccacccaccagagcGTCCGTTTTCTGCAGGGGgagtgatttctgtagtctggagaagtgctgtaattccaggggacccccaagtcccacctggtggCTAGAATCCCTAATGGGAGCTCAGTGAGGGACCCCTGGGCCAGTCTTACTCTCTCAGCCTATTTTATTTCCTCCCCCATAAGCATCTGATGGGCAGCAGACTCCAAAAGCTAGCGTTTCAATCCACATGCCGCTCTTCTGGCCCCACAAGAATTTGTTTTAACCGTGTGCCACTTTTGCTACAACTGATACCAAAATGGCGTCATTTACTGGTGTTCCTGCCGATTGGGTCAAAATAACTAGAGACTTGGACATCTCAAAGACTGTTGGGGAACTGCCACTCAAAGCTTTGGCCAACAATAAACACGATACCTGCTAAGGGGTCAAATGTGGAGCTAgtagtgggcgggatttggagcaGAGAGGGTGGAGTCTAATgttatggggtccaccctccaatgcaactatttctccaggggaactgatctctgtcatctgcagataagctataattccaaagGACCCCCAGTTCTCACCTGGGGTTTGGCATCCCTGTGCCCTGCCATTAATTACAATTTGGGATTTAGtttcagtgggtagccatgttggtctacagtaaaatcaatagagtccaggaacaccttaaagaccaagaagattttcagCTTGTCAGATGCCAGTGGAAATGGAGACCTCGGAGTCTTTTCATCCCAGTCAGAAGGCGGGAGGGCTGTCGTAAAGAAGGCATGTAAAGGATCTCCATTGTCAGTGTGTTAAAGCTGAATCGATGTTCTTACCCATGTTCTTCTGTTCTATTATATCATTCTATTGTTATGACTGTATTGTCACTGTTTATCATCACTGAGTTATCCAtattgtttccctgttttatggaaacctccctgagccttaggggagggtcgTATATAAATATCGTAAATAATTTCAagagaactccagaccccacctggaggctggcaaccgtaaGTCAGCAAGAACAAGACCATTCTGCTAGGCCTAAGGCGGTGTTATGTGCTCAGGGAGACTCAATGCAAAGGCATCTTCTGAACATCCCAATTCAGTCAAACTGACCCAGCTCTGAAAAGCTAAAAGGAAGTTCCGGGGTCTCATGCtaaggaactccccccccccctcactcactcactcttacACCCACATTCtcagagctagggttgccagctctgggtgggaaatacCATCATTTGGAGACTGGCAATGCTAACTCGCAGTCCAGGTGGCAGCTTTTCTCATTTGCATGTCACCAAACTCTTACGCTTTGTCAAGGACTGTCGGAAATCTgtcctgccgctgctgctgctggccgttTCATTTGGATGGTTAAGCTGATCCGCTGAAACAGCCAGGGAAAAAGCAAATGGAACATGGTCAGGAAATGAAAGACCAACAACCAACATACCCCAAGTCTTTGGAAGTCAACAACGGTTTATTAGTCCAAATTAAGACTTCAGGgacgaggcaggcaggcaagcaggctcTGTGCTGACGGCCACTTTCCAGAGCTTGAAGGAGCCGAGCCGTTTCCCGTCCAGGGGCTCTCTCCTTCTTGTTGCCCGTCCTGGGGGAAGAGGCACAGGCCTTAGTCGCTCTGAAAATTAGCTGGAACTCTCCCCCATACGTAAAGAACCATGACTGACAGGACACTCAGCACGAGGCCAAAGGCCCCTGCAACCCCCACTCCAACATAGAGGTCTACCTTGCTGAAGTGCACGGCCCGTGGGGCGGGCCCGCTGTCAATGCTCCCCCCGTGGCCTGGGAGGTCGCACCCCGGGGGCTTCCAGCCATAGAGACAGTGGCAGTTTTGGTTGGAGTTGCAAACGCCCCTCGCGCTGCAATGAACCGTAGGGTCGCAGGACGCGTTGGAAAGCGGCAGGCTGTGGAGTGGGATACACGCCCCGCTGATGCAAACCCTGTCTTTGCCGCACCTGGTGCCATCCTCCACCGCCCCCACCATGCCTGACGCCCTTTCGGCGTGCCTGCCCAAGCCCCAGCAGACGGCGTTTGCACCGGGCGTCTGAACAACAGTCGGACGCTCGTCCAGCTGAGGCAGCGTGTGGATGTTGACGCACTGCACTTGCCCACACAAGACGCTGCTGGGGTCACACTTCTTAAAGTCGGTGGGATTCCCGTACCCTGCTTGCCCCCCACAGTTGCCAAATCGATCCCCCTCTGAATTCACTGCTCGGTAGCAAGACAGAGGCCCACTTCGGGCTTCCGTGCCGAATATCTTTTGGCACAGCAATGTGTGGGTGGAGCAGATCCCCGAATAGCAGTAGCCACCGTTGCTGCACGGGCTTCCATCTTGCACAACTACATCCGGGGGGCACTCTGCGGTCATCCCAGTGCAATACTCAGGTAAGTCACAGTCACCTGCGGCTTCCCTACAGAGCATTCCTTCTGGGGCAACGCGGCACATTTTGCAACACAACTCGGTAGTACACAACGCCCCCTCGGCCTTTGTGCAATCCTCTCGACAGCACCTGTCTTGTTTGCACAGTTCTCCCTCGCCACAATCGCATTCTTCCCCTCCGTCCACAACCCCATCCCCGCAAGAGTGCATTGCAAATAATCTGCTGTCGTCCGGGACGTTGTTTAAGCACTCAGCTTTCCCGGAGCGGATGACATCGAAGTAACTCCTAGCAGAACAGTTACTGAAGAGAGGGTTTCCGCCGTAAGGGCCCTGAGGACTCATCACACACTTGCGGCCGGGGCCACAGCAACAGCTTTTCGGCTCATCGTCTGGCATGCCGAGAACATGCCCGATTTCATGTGCGACCGCTATGGCAAAATGCAGCAAGGTCACCTGCTTGGCAGATATGAAAGCTGCCACACCTTGCTCATCGCAGATACTTCCCAAGATGCCGTCTGCCTCGGTATTCTGGCCGTCAGAATGCGTCTGCAAAAGTATCGCCACGTCGTGCTCCACCCTCGGGAGGGGTTTTTCGACTTGCCACCCGTTAAAGAAGGCAGCGGTGTcgttgaaggagggagggatcggAGGAGCCCTGCTCTCTTCTGTCCAGATCTCCATTCCAACAAGAAGCACGCGGAGGCCGAGGGCCAGAAAGATGTCGTCCACCATTTGGATGAGCTGGACCACCCGCAGGACGGTTACGCTTACGTTCTCGTTGTATCTTTTAAACATGCTGGCACCCACTCGCACAAAGAGCTCCAGGTATTTAGAGCGCTTCCGGGGATGAAATATTTCCTGCCTTCTTAAGTTCTGTCCTTGTGCCAAATCCGCAACGCCAGACAGCACCTCTTTGCCACTTAGCCTGCAGGTTTCCGAGTCCGTCTCGTCTCCTTCTACGCGATGAACAAGGTGTTGAAATAGAGAAGAACCCTCTAAGGGGTCTATGTTGTATGCGCCATTCTCCGTCTGGAAAGTCCCCCTGAGCCCCGAGCAAATGCTGAGGGTCACGAACGAATCTCGCTTGCCTTCCACGTAGCCGTGATAGTAGCAGTTATCC encodes:
- the LOC143822961 gene encoding disintegrin and metalloproteinase domain-containing protein 9-like, producing the protein MAKSDGVSQRIWLFKLGVSVVLLESFFPLPVCTSHLPPNKVSYEVVIPWQVAPKVGDANRDQVSYVIKAEGKNYVVHLTRKEILVKKFPIITYKQHKWQVGYQETPDNCYYHGYVEGKRDSFVTLSICSGLRGTFQTENGAYNIDPLEGSSLFQHLVHRVEGDETDSETCRLSGKEVLSGVADLAQGQNLRRQEIFHPRKRSKYLELFVRVGASMFKRYNENVSVTVLRVVQLIQMVDDIFLALGLRVLLVGMEIWTEESRAPPIPPSFNDTAAFFNGWQVEKPLPRVEHDVAILLQTHSDGQNTEADGILGSICDEQGVAAFISAKQVTLLHFAIAVAHEIGHVLGMPDDEPKSCCCGPGRKCVMSPQGPYGGNPLFSNCSARSYFDVIRSGKAECLNNVPDDSRLFAMHSCGDGVVDGGEECDCGEGELCKQDRCCREDCTKAEGALCTTELCCKMCRVAPEGMLCREAAGDCDLPEYCTGMTAECPPDVVVQDGSPCSNGGYCYSGICSTHTLLCQKIFGTEARSGPLSCYRAVNSEGDRFGNCGGQAGYGNPTDFKKCDPSSVLCGQVQCVNIHTLPQLDERPTVVQTPGANAVCWGLGRHAERASGMVGAVEDGTRCGKDRVCISGACIPLHSLPLSNASCDPTVHCSARGVCNSNQNCHCLYGWKPPGCDLPGHGGSIDSGPAPRAVHFSKVDLYVGVGVAGAFGLVLSVLSVMVLYVWGRVPANFQSD